One Desulfovibrio legallii DNA window includes the following coding sequences:
- a CDS encoding transposase, protein MKASRFSDSQILGILRQAENGIPVTELCREHGISSATFYKWRAKYGGMDVSLMARMKELEKENARLKKMYAETQLKYEV, encoded by the coding sequence ATGAAAGCGTCCAGATTTTCCGACAGCCAGATTTTGGGAATTTTGAGGCAGGCCGAGAATGGGATCCCCGTGACCGAGCTTTGCCGCGAACACGGCATAAGCAGCGCCACGTTTTATAAATGGCGGGCAAAATATGGCGGCATGGATGTTTCGCTCATGGCTCGGATGAAAGAGCTGGAGAAGGAAAATGCCCGCCTGAAAAAGATGTATGCCGAAACGCAACTCAAATATGAAGT